The sequence below is a genomic window from Lytechinus variegatus isolate NC3 chromosome 3, Lvar_3.0, whole genome shotgun sequence.
gaaggttcgttagtccgataACGAAGTGAgattcataattccgaaggttcgttaatccgaaaaagaaatgaggttcgtaattccgaaggttcgttagtccgaaaactaaatgattaactaatcttatttcgttttcggactaacgaaccttcggaacaacgaccTTATTTCgtattcggattaacgaaccttcggaacatcgaaccttatttcgttttctgattatcgaaccttcggaataacgaaccatcggaataacgccacaaatgttcggattgacgaacccttttacgttttcggattaacgaacatcgaggtaaaggcaatttacgtgtttcggaattttcggaaccttcggaattacgaagtgtaaccaaaagcTATAACACCcgcgatttgattaaaaatagcgGCATTCTGCTAGGTTTAAATgactttgatatcaagaagttcTGGAACCCCTGTTTCACCGCTGtccatttctttatattttgctttacattgtaaatttCATGGAAGTTgacataaaaaacaataaatacaattaatcaaacaaaattaccaAATCCTTGCTGGGCTTCGACTTCGTTGCTATTAGTAGATGATGTTGACAAAAGTCTCTTCGGGGTTTCGATTGCTTCTGCTCTGGCGTTTCTTAAAGTGAAAGtaaagggaaagaaaataatgcaatGTGACATCCGATCATCAATATTTGGGGGACACTAATGGGGGACTTGAGGTACTGGACTCGCAAAAGTTCACTGAGcaagaaatgaagaagaaaaaatagaaaatggaataaaaaaaatgaaagtggctAACATTATTACGATCAACCAGTAGTATCAATTCAAGATTAAAAGACCTTTATCTTCATCCAATGATTACCATGATGTTCTCTTCTAAAAAGGAAACCGTATTTTAACTGTCTGATTTATCACTTTTATAGGCGGGTGTTGGAGAGgtaatcattcatttatttctacaGGGTAACCGATTCAGTTATAAAAGTAAAGGGGCACTGCATCacgaaaaaaaatgcatttttttacaaagactGCTCGAAAAAACAGGTTGAATcagggaagcgtttcatgaaagttgtcagaactgacaagttgtctttctccgacagttaccatagtaacaatcagaggccagtgcctttcagccaatcaaatccaaGGATTTCACTCAAGTTGTCAGCACTAACAAATTTTAGTCATTGCTGACAACTTGAGTGAAACACCCACCTAAAAATCCACGAGGGGGGGGGCTACGGAGGGAAAGGTGTAAGAGCGGGAtgtgcataggcggatccagtgggcccgaggggcccggcccCCCACACCCCTATTGGcgagcaacaaaaaaaaaggggggaagaaagaaaaaaaggaagagagaggaaataGAAGGGGAaacaaaagaggaagaagacgagtgaataaaataagatgaggggaagacttggaaaataataaagaaaatttttcATGCCACtaaataaaattttcgctcgcattccattttaggtgatttacatatcttttTCAATATGGAGGTTAAATATCAATATatgatatacaaaaaatatttcatctcgGAAATCGAGCTTTcgttattttcatgtattccataaatttttcaaatattcctTTTCAGGTCTGGGGAGcgtttaataaatattttcatccgacaagttgtcagatctgacatctttcaatgattttgattggctgagaggcactgttcctatggtaactgtcggataaatgggacttgtcagataaaacgtccgataagtcctttcatgaaacgcccccctgattGTCGAAACGTATCAGAtagcgctgcgcgctcgcattttgattggcgagttatgtatgtctcaatattgattatacaacaaactacttaaaatccccttttcatgacagtgtataaaaaaaataggctCGCAAttggcgctcgcattaataaCCGATACATCCTAGTTATAATTGCAAATGTgattgaaatgtccagttttcaggccatcaTATTATAAGATTTCctgccctcattaggcattaatgaataagatatcaatttaataattgtcccttttgtttcatcttgagcttagcaagaggaataggcagacagtcttcattttcataattatgatgacatgtcctaaggacattatcattatccagtttcagatcacaatatcaaaaattttctgctcgcgctgtgTGCtcttattattaatgtagaaaTATCCCttattactcattcttttcatgatttacagtACATGAAtatagtgtcccgtttttagatctaaatctcgattttttttccgctcgcgctcgcatcaatagttacatagctatcttgttcacgATTATATGtcaacaatttcaaaaaaaaatcgtcaaaatgtcaaaaaattcgatcagttcaaaacgcatatgaaaattttctgctcgcgctttgcgctcgcattaataatgtaaggaagatccccaattactcatccttttcatgatttacaaaacatgaatcgATTCTCGTTCAGTAAGTCTGCCTCTATAAATATTCCGTTCACGCTTCGCGCATTCATTGTTTAGTTATAAACCTATTCTGTTTAAGTTACAGAACGTGCTTAGAATTTCATTTCTTCGGGTAAAatgtcagctcgcgcttcgcgctcgcattattttatttttaaaatttgtaacgtcttcatggctaactgcatgtaatccttaacaggtaccttttccatcagttcaatTCTGCTCGTACTTCGAGTTCGTAGTAATTATAaagttgcatacacatctttttcaggataacataCATtgtccagaatgttcaaattttaggaaaaaatacgtaagattaaaaaaaaatagatcgcgcttcgccctcgcattaTCAGAagataaggattatgatatgtCTGTtgcttaataaaaataaagctaaaataaaaagtgactattaggactaccccttcaaagaaaccaaaaatcatcttcgagcggccgattggggaaaatatggctgaaaaaaatccgctctccccccccccccccgcccccattgacgaaggctggatccgcccctggatgTGATATCGCTTTCTAAATAATATTACGTCAAAATCcatgacaaattttgattttaggACAAAATTTTAGCTTACTCGCACATTGCCATGGGAATCGGGGGTGCTGAagcaactcccccccccccctcctatgtATGTTATTTACCATAGGCAGCATGCACCACTGAAAATCAggcttgtctttttttcttttttaaataaaacccCCTTACCATGAAATTGGGATGAGAAAGGGAGGTCATCTGttgcttcgctccctcgcccaGGACTGGTTCCTTTTTATTCTTGCACCAGATAAATTCGTCATCGCTAAACCATGCTATAATTAGACCTAGTctttagatctaggcctactttATACTGGGCCTAGAATTTATTCAACTCATTGCATTTTCTCACTTAACATTCTAACTCGttatattttgaaacaaaataactttttaagGCCAGGGGTAGACGAGCGTCTCAAGTAACCTAGATGATACTTAGGCCTATAGATTTAACTTTGTTTTGCCTAGATTTAGCCCTATCTAGAGATTTTTTTcacgttttttttcaaatatcagTTTCCCTTTGGCTTTGAGGAAAATGTTTCACGCTCCAGCCATTCAAATCTAGGGCCTAACGTCAGATCGATCGTTTTATTTCGGGCATGTTTTGAGGCAGTGATTTGGGAAATTGTGTTTTATGAAGCCTTTTTTGAaggttcttttgtttttatgatttcagAGTCAAATCCACggtttctttcttgaaaattggGTGGCTCTGAAAAGAGCCGTTGTCTACGAGATGGAACTTGAGTCCATCTATCGGGATGTGGTGTATTTGGTGACAGCCTTGGTACCTTCTGAAACGGCGTGCTTAGCAAGCTCACCAGGAAGAAGCAGACGAACAGCAGTCTGTACTTCGCGGCTTGAAACGGTGCTCTTACGGCTGTACGTGGTAAGACGCGAGGCTTCACTAGCGACGCGCTCAAACACATCGTTAACAAAGCTGTTCATGATGGACATGGCGCTTCTTGAAATGCCAGTGTCGGGATGGACTTGCTTCAACACTTTGTAGATGTAGATTCCATAGCTTTCACGTCGACGGCGACGTCTTTTCACAGCGACTCCACGACGCTTGCTGGCCTTTCCTCCGCGCTTGGCTCCCTTGCCACCCTTGCCTCCCTTCTGGGGGCTACGCTTGGTTGGACTTCGCTTGGTAGGACTTCTCTGTGACGGCATTCTGATTGCTGCTGGTGCGAGAATGATAATGCCAAACCGATGATCGATCTATTTATAAAAGATGatgcatgcaaatgaggatCCGCATCGCCGGGAAAGCCAGAAAATTCACCAATCAAAGCTTAGCTCGAACAACTTTAAGCCAATCAACGCTCGATTAAAGTGCGCGCTTTATGCAAATACACCGGATTCGCGAAAGTTGTGGGCTGCTCTCTATGTCTAAAGCTGCTGGCCTAGTGCCGCGCCTCCTGGCGCTAATCGGAGTGCGTGACCGGCCAGTCTTGGCGCCCAAACTTTTACAGAACTTTGGTTAGGCCAAATatgatatgcaaaaaaaaaaaaaaggacgCACCATTgtatacccgggggggggggctggaagtttgggttgtttttttttccttttttcattgagcaattttttttccttactccattgagacaattttttttttggggggggttgcacCTTTCAGTTGACTTGTCAGTGGACTGAGTTTTTTTACTCTTATGGtgagccaattttttttttttgctcatatcgcacgtcaattttttttttgaaaaacttCCACCCCACCCCCCGGATATCTAATGGTGCGTCCCTTACTGAGTCAGGGGGTGGGAGGAGCAATTAatcattttccccgatcggccgctcaatattattgttattcctAACAGTCACTTTTCggctttatcatttttttataaagcaaaataattattatgcaACAATCTCAAAAGCCCTATATTGCTAGCTAAATTTTCTGGAAATTTAATgcattttgtcctgaaaattgaacattctgggcaatgtttttttaatcctgAACAAGATACATGCATAATaataactagataattactgcgagaGCGATGCGCCAGCAGAAATTACGTTCTGGCCTGATTttaagggacctgttaaggacatgttttgataattttttttcaacaaataagCGAGCGCAaaatgcgagctgaaaatttttacatTCCGACCTATATAAAAtgctggacattctaagcacatGTAATCACGGGGTAGGTATGTACAAGCAATTTTGATGCGTGCggaaaaaagagatttcagacctaaaa
It includes:
- the LOC121410631 gene encoding histone H2B.1, sperm, producing MPSQRSPTKRSPTKRSPQKGGKGGKGAKRGGKASKRRGVAVKRRRRRRESYGIYIYKVLKQVHPDTGISRSAMSIMNSFVNDVFERVASEASRLTTYSRKSTVSSREVQTAVRLLLPGELAKHAVSEGTKAVTKYTTSR